Proteins from a single region of Mus pahari chromosome 2, PAHARI_EIJ_v1.1, whole genome shotgun sequence:
- the Tnfrsf1a gene encoding tumor necrosis factor receptor superfamily member 1A — protein MGLPTVPGLLLSLVLLALLMGIQPSGVTGLVPSFGDREKRDSLCPQGKYVHSKNSSICCTKCHKGTYLVSDCPSPGRDTVCRECEKGTFTASQNHLRQCLSCKKCRKEMSQVEISPCQADRDTVCGCKENQFQRHLSETHFQCVDCSPCFNGTVNIPCKETQNTVCNCHGGFFLRESECVPCSHCKKNQECMKLCLTPPIANVTHPQDSGTAVLLPLVIFLGLCLLSFIFISLMCRYPRWRSEVYSILCRDSVPVKEEKAGKPLTPALSPAFSLTPSFNPTLGFSTPGFSPPVSSVPISPVFGPSNWHFMPPVSEVVPTQGADPLLYESLTSVPAPTSVQKREDSSHPQRPDNADLAILYAVVDGVPPARWKEFMRFMGLSEHEIERLELQNGRYLREAQYSMLEAWRRRTPRHEDTLEVVSLVLSKMNLRGCMENILEALEKSHLPR, from the exons ATGGGTCTCCCCACCGTGCCTGGCCTGCTGCTGTCACTG GTGCTCCTGGCTCTGCTGATGGGGATACAACCGTCAGGAGTCACTGGACTAGTCCCTTCTTTTGGTGACCGGGAGAAGAGGGATAGTTTGTGTCCCCAGGGAAAGTATGTCCATTCTAAGAATAGTTCCATCTGCTGCACTAAGTGCCACAAAG GAACCTACTTGGTGAGTGACTGTCCGAGCCCAGGGCGGGATACAGTCTGCAGGGAGTGTGAAAAAGGCACCTTTACAGCTTCCCAGAACCACCTCAGACAATGCCTCAGCTGCAAGAAATGTCGGAAAG AAATGTCCCAGGTGGAGATCTCTCCTTGCCAAGCTGACAGGGACACGGTGTGTGGCTGTAAGGAGAACCAGTTCCAACGCCACCTGAGCGAGACGCACTTCCAGTGCGTGGACTGCAGCCCCTGCTTCAATGGCACCGTGAATATCCCCT GTAAGGAGACTCAGAACACCGTGTGTAACTGCCATGGGGGGTTCTTTCTAAGAGAAAGTGAGTGCGTCCCTTGCAGCCA CTGCAAGAAAAATCAGGAGTGTATGAAGTTGTGCCTAACTCCTCCGATTGCAAATGTCACACacccccaggactcag GTACCGCGGTGCTGTTGCCCCTGGTTATCTTCCTAGGTCTTTGCCTTTTATCCTTTATCTTCATCAGTTTAATGTGCCGATATCCCCGGTGGAGGTCCGAGGTCTACTCCATCC tttgtAGGGATTCTGTGCCTGTCAAAGAG gagAAGGCTGGAAAGCCCCTAACTCCAGCCCTGTCCCCAGCCTTCAGCCTCACCCCCAGCTTCAACCCCACTCTGGGCTTCAGCACCCCAGGCTttagtcctcctgtctccagtgtCCCCATCAGCCCAGTCTTTGGTCCTAGTAACTGGCACTTCATGCCACCTGTCAGTGAGGTAGTCCCAACCCAGGGTGCTGATCCTCTGCTCTACGAATCACTCACCTCCGTGcctgcccccacctctgttcAGAAACGGGAAGACTCCTCCCACCCGCAACGTCCTGACA ATGCAGACCTTGCGATTctgtatgctgtggtggatggcgTGCCTCCAGCGCGCTGGAAGGAGTTCATGAGGTTCATGGGGCTGAGCGAGCACGAGATCGAGAGGCTGGAGCTGCAGAACGGGCGCTACCTGCGCGAGGCTCAGTACAGCATGCTGGAAGCCTGGCGGCGCCGCACGCCGCGCCACGAGGACACGCTGGAAGTAGTGAGCCTCGTGCTTTCCAAGATGAACCTGCGTGGGTGCATGGAGAATATCCTCGAAGCTCTTGAGAAATCCCACCTCCCGCGATAA